The Balaenoptera acutorostrata chromosome 10, mBalAcu1.1, whole genome shotgun sequence genome has a window encoding:
- the MUC21 gene encoding mucin-21, with protein MEEKAVAIKWVKMGFQKVIRELAMEMVMSKVKKRAREKIEIIEGITSISGSTPSPTSSEPTTANTGSSATSSATGTASNTTSSTTYGGTTTATNSGSQGTSSGSSTTSNTETSMTSGGSSTTSNTGSSVTSGGTSTTSNTGSSLTSGGTSATSNTGSSLTSGGTSATSNTGSSLTSGGTSTPVNTGSSATSSGTGTASNTTSSTTYGGTTTATNSGSQVTSSGSSTTSNTETSMTSGGTSATSNTGSSVTSGGTSATSNTGSSMTSGGTSATSNTGSSLTSGGTSTPVNTGSSATSSGTGTASSTTSSTTYGGTTTATNSGSQVTSSGSSTTSNTETSMTSGGTSATSNTGSSVTSGGTSATSNTGSSMTSGGTSATSNTGSSLTSGGTSTPVNTGSSATSSGTGTASSTTSSTTYGGTTTATNSGSQVTSSGSSTTSNTETSMTSGGTSATSNTGSSVTSGGTSATSNIGSSLTSGGTSATSNTGSSLTSGGTSAPVNTGSSTTSGGTSTAFNTGSSMTSGETSTPANIGSSMTSSETSITSSTGSSTTSSGTSTASNTGSSATTGGSGTPLSTGTHTTSNRISTSAGTPVNTVKPSGSLKPWEIFLITLVSVVVAVGLFVGLYFCVRNSLSLRNVFDRAVYRLHGPNLGPGPGGNHGVHHRSGWSPNGFWRRPVSSVAMEMRETHDGL; from the exons GCATAACATCCATCAGTGGTAGCACACCCAGCCCAACTTCCAGTGAACCCACCACAGCCAACACTGGATCCAGTGCAACCTCCAGTGCGACTGGGACAGCCTCCAACACTACATCCAGCACGACCTATGGTGGTACCACCACAGCCACCAACTCTGGATCCCAAGGGACCTCCAGTGGATCCAGCACAACCTCCAATACTGAAACCAGCATGACCTCTGGAGGGTCCAGCACAACCTCCAATACTGGATCCAGCGTGACCTCTGGAGGGACCAGCACAACCTCCAATACTGGATCCAGCCTGACCTCTGGAGGGACCAGCGCAACCTCCAATACTGGATCCAGCCTGACCTCTGGAGGGACCAGTGCAACCTCCAATACTGGATCCAGCCTGACCTCTGGAGGGACCAGCACACCTGTCAACACTGGATCCAGTGCAACCTCCAGTGGGACTGGGACAGCCTCCAACACTACATCCAGCACGACCTATGGTGGTACCACCACAGCCACCAACTCTGGATCCCAAGTGACCTCCAGTGGATCCAGCACAACCTCCAATACTGAAACCAGCATGACCTCTGGAGGGACCAGCGCAACCTCCAATACTGGATCCAGCGTGACCTCTGGAGGGACCAGCGCAACCTCCAATACTGGATCCAGCATGACCTCTGGAGGGACCAGCGCAACCTCCAATACTGGATCCAGCCTGACCTCTGGAGGGACCAGCACACCTGTCAACACTGGATCCAGTGCAACCTCCAGTGGGACTGGGACAGCCTCCAGCACTACATCCAGCACGACCTATGGTGGTACCACCACAGCCACCAACTCTGGATCCCAAGTGACCTCCAGTGGATCCAGCACAACCTCCAATACTGAAACCAGCATGACCTCTGGAGGGACCAGCGCAACCTCCAATACTGGATCCAGCGTGACCTCTGGAGGGACCAGCGCAACCTCCAATACTGGATCCAGCATGACCTCTGGAGGGACCAGCGCAACCTCCAATACTGGATCCAGCCTGACCTCTGGAGGGACCAGCACACCTGTCAACACTGGATCCAGTGCAACCTCCAGTGGGACTGGGACAGCCTCCAGCACTACATCCAGCACGACCTATGGTGGTACCACCACAGCCACCAACTCTGGATCCCAAGTGACCTCCAGTGGATCCAGCACAACCTCCAATACTGAAACCAGCATGACCTCTGGAGGGACCAGCGCAACCTCCAATACTGGATCCAGCGTGACCTCTGGAGGGACCAGCGCAACCTCCAATATTGGATCCAGCCTGACCTCTGGAGGGACCAGCGCAACCTCCAATACTGGATCCAGCCTGACCTCTGGAGGGACCAGCGCACCTGTCAACACTGGATCCAGCACAACCTCTGGGGGGACCAGTACAGCCTTCAATACTGGATCCAGCATGACCTCTGGTGAGACCAGCACACCTGCCAATATTGGTTCCAGTATGACCTCCAGTGAGACCAGCATAACCTCCAGTACTGGATCCAGCACAACCTCCAGTGGGACCAGCACGGCCTCCAACACTGGATCCAGTGCAACCACAGGAGGCTCTGGTACACCTTTGTCAACTGGAACACACACAACTTCCAACAGAATTAGCACAAGTGCTGGAACTCCAGTGAATACAGTAAAGCCCAGTGGGTCCCTGAAGCCATGGGAAATCTTCCTCATCACTCTGGTCTCGGTTGTAGTGGCCGTGGGATTATTTGTTGGACTCTACTTCTGTGTG AGAAACTCCCTGTCCCTGAGAAATGTCTTTGACAGAGCTGTCTACCGACTCCATGGCCCCAACCTCGGCCCAGGCCCTGGAGGGAATCACGGAGTCCACCACAGGTCTGGGTGGAGCCCTAACGGATTCTGGAGGAGACCAGTATCCTCAGTAGCCATGGAGATGAGAGAGACCCACGATGGGCTCTAA